CGACTGGCGTAATGATATTGAAGGTCTGGCAACGCTGTTTTCCAACCATATTCCTGATTACCGTAATCTGATGACCAGCTACGACAAGCTCACCGGTAAATAAGCGCCAATAAAACCGGAGGCGCAATGCCTCCGGTTACTCATCAGAAAGTCACGCTAAGCTGTGCTCCGGCCCCCCAGGTTTGATCTTCACCCACCAGACCCATCAGATCGATATGCACGCGATTAAACGGCGCAAATCCGACACCGCCGGTAAAGACGTTTTTATCATCCCCTTTGACATCCGCGCGGTAACCGGCACGCACCGCCAGCCAGCTCAACGGGCGAACTTCCGCACCCACGCCGACATACTGGGAATTTTTCTCGCTCTTAAAGCCTTTAGTCTCGGTTAAATCACCGTCGGCGCTCAGTGTCAGCAGGTCGTTATGCCATGCCGCGCCTGCCGTCACGACCGGGCTAATCTGGTAAGTATCTTTATAGCTCACCACATCGCCCGTTCTGCCGTTGCGAATACGAATGTCTTTGGTATCAATGTCACGGGAGATCAGGTTTGTACCGGTCAAACCGACCGTCACATTCTCGCCGAAATCCGCGGCCAGGCCGACATCCACGTTGAAGCCGGTATCATCGGTACGGTAGCGGCTGCTGTTCCAGTCACTACTTTTGTAGTCATAAATCGACGCCGTATAGTTGTAGACCCAGGTTTTCTGTAATTTTGGCGTCACGCCAACGGATAACGGTACGCCGCCGACATCAAACTGGCGAGCCATCGCAATGCCGTAATCCGAGACGATAGCCGCGCGGCCTGAAGCGGTTGAGTTGAGGTTTTTGGTGATTTCTTCGCTGCCATTCGGCGATATCACCGCATTCAGCGCTTCACCGGCGGCGACGGCGGTGCTGTTCTCAATACTGCGCAGGTAGTCAATGTCCTGCTGATCGATTGACGACGTGACGCGCGCATGGGCATAAGCTTTCGTCACAAATGCCACGGAAAGGACATCATTGGGGATACTTACCGCGATACCGGCGGCGGCTTTGGCCTGCGCTGTTTTCCCTCTCAGAAACTCCAGCTCATTCGCCAAATCGCCCGCGGCGCTCTGAAATTGCCTTACCGTACCGAGCGGATTAGCAATAATTTCCGCAGCGGTGAGGTTATCGACCACATCTTTGTAGCCATCGATTTTGTCATTGATATCGTCGATCTCGTCGCGCAGATTATCTTTGTCGCTAATTTGCGCCTGTACGCTCGGCAGGATGACGGTAATATCATCATCGGGTTTTGCTTTTGCTAACAGTGCCGGGTTGATTAATGGCCCGCTGCCATAATTCGCAGATGCAACGCCCGTTCCCCCCATTGCATCATTACGTGCTTCTGCCCAGGTATTGGCTGCCCCTGCCTGATTTGCCACAAAAAAGGAGACAGCGATCGCGACCAGCGAAAGTTTACGTTTTTTTTCCACAGTATGCGTCTCGTAGCCAGATGAGTTTTAAGCCTGTAAGTATTCGCACAAACAGGAATGCACTATTGCTGTGAATAACGTAAGAAAATGAAGCTAAATTGCCGGAATACCCGTAAGTACCCGGAGATTATTGTTTTAAGTGATGACCATCACTATTTATAGATGACGGAATCCATTTCGGGAAGCGATCCAGAGAAATGGAGATTGCTGGCCACGATCTCGGCGTTTTCGACAGGACATGGTAAAGTGTATGGCTTGTATTTCCCCAACCGGAGAGCGCCTATGGATAAGACCACTTCGCAAGAGATGTTAGCGCAGGCTGAAAAGCTGTGCGTGCAGCGCAACGTGCGCCTGACTCCCCAGCGTCTTGAAGTGTTGAGATTACTCAGCCTGCAACAAAGTGCCATCAGCGCGTACGATCTGCTCGATCTGCTGCGTGAAAGCGAACCGCAGGCCAAGCCGCCGACGGTGTATCGCGCTCTTGATTTCCTGCTGGAACAAGGGTTCGTACATAAAGTCGAATCAACAAACAGCTACGTGCTGTGCCACCTTTTTGACCAGCCGACGCACACATCCGCGATGTTTATCTGCGATCGCTGTGGTTCGGTAAAAGAAGAGCAGGCGGAAGGCGTGGAAGATATTATGCATGCGCTGGCGGCAAAGATGGGCTTTGCTCTGCGACATAATGTCATTGAAGCTCACGGCTTATGTGCAGACTGTGTCGAAGTGGAGTCCTGCCGTCATCACGACCATTGCCACCACGACCACACCGTGCAGGTGAAGAAAAAGCCACGTTAATCTTTTGAGCGGGACGATAGATAAAACAGCTGGAGGGGTGGTACATCCTTGTACCTTCGGGCAGGGTAGCCTTAGAGGGTTAGCACAATGAGGAGATGTGCAGGCTACCAGCGGTAGTCGTTACGCGTTTCCCAATCTGTAACTTCTTTCTCCGCCTGGTCTTTGGCATAACCGTAACGCTCCTGGATTTTACCTACCAGCTGGTCACGTTTACCTTCGATGATGGTCATATCATCATCGGTCAGTTTGCCCCATTTTTCTTTAACAGTGCCTTTGAACTGTTTCCAGTTACCGCCGACTTCGTCTTTATTCATCGTTGACTCCTTATCGTTCGGTTAAATATGTATTCGTTCTGCTGAACGTACTGATTATTGTAGTTAAGGATTCCGGCAATCGATTTTTATTCGGAATCTTTAACCGTCGAGATGATTAAAAACAGCATAAGCGAGACGAGGGAACAGGCAAAAGCCTGGCAATATCAGGAAGGATTCGCGTCGGAAAACCAGCTGCCATTACGCCAGTGGCGACGCCACAGCCAGGCAAGCGTAAGCCCGCGCAGGGCGAGAAAGACGGTCAGCGATAGCCATAAACCGTGATTCCCCAACACCGGAACCGTCAGCAGCGTGACAGCAAACCCGGCAGCGGCAATCGCCATACTGTTACGCATCTCCGCTGCGCGCGTGGCGCCAACAAACATGCCATCCAGCAAGTAACACCACACGCCCACCAGCGGCAGAATCACTTGCCAGAATAGGTAATGCCCGGCGAGCGTCTGCAAGGCAGGAAGCGAAGTCAGCAAGGCAATAATGTTGTCGCCTGCCAGCGCATAAATCGCCGCAAAGAACAGCGCCACCAGCCCGGCCTGGCGGCACGCCGCTCGCCAGACTTCCATCAATTGACTGCCGTCGCGCGCGCCGTAGGCCTGCCCGGAATGCGCTTCGACCGCGTAGGCAAAACCATCCAGCGCATACGCTGTAAAGGTGAGAAACATCATCAGCACCGCGTTAGCGGCGACTGTCTCGCCACCAAGACGCGCGCCCAGTACGGTGATTGAGCCAAAGCAGAGCTGCAAGAGCAGCGAGCGCAGCATGATATCGCGGTTAAGCGCTAATAAGCGCCGCATACCGCCGCGCCAGGCATTTTTCAGCGCTGGCAGGGTGATGCCGCGCATCACCAACACGCGGTGCACCATCAGCAGACCGATGGCGAAAGTCGCATACTCAGCCACAACGGTGGCGAGCGCTGCCCCCTGCACATTCATGTGCAGACCCATCACCAGCCACAGGTCGAGAACAATGTTGAGGAGGTTCCCTACCACCAGCAGGATCACCGGAGCACGGGCATACTGCACGCCCAGCAACCAGCCGAGTAATACCAGATTTCCCAACGACGCTGGCGCACTCAGCCAGCGGATATTAAGAAAGCGCCGCGCTTGTTCCAGCACGGCTTCGCTCCCACCGGTGATGTGCAGCGCTAGATCGATGAGCGGCGTACGCAGCAACATAATTCCCCCGCCAGCCAACAGCGCCAGTAGCAGCGGTTGTACCAGCGCGCGCGCCAGCGCAGGTGCGTTTTTCGCGCCAAACGCCTGTGCCGTAAGACCGGTTGTGCTCATCCGCAAAAACAGCAGCAGCATAAACAAAAAGCTGGTAGCCGTTGCGCCAATCGCCACGCCGCCGAGGTAAACAGGGCTATCCAGGTGCCCGACCACGGCGGTATCCACCAGTCCCAGTAACGGAACAGTGATATTGGAGAAGATCATGGGCAGCGCAAGCCGCCACAGTGCTCTGTCAGATGCATTCAGCAACGGCATGGCAGTGTCGAATCAATGGGGGAAAAGTGTATTACGCAGCGCCACGGTATTCTGTGTCGCTGCGAAAAGAACAGGCGTTAGAGCCATGTACCATTACGGATGACGCCAACCGCCAGCCCTTCAATGGTGAAGTTTTGATCGCGCAGATCGACGACGATCGGGGAAAACTCGCTGTTTTCCGGCAGCAGTTCGACGGTGTTACCCTGTTTTTTCAGACGTTTCACGGTAACTTCATCATCAATACGTGCGACGACCACCTGGCCGTTACGCACGTCCTGCGTTTTATGCACTGCGAGCAGGTCGCCGTCCATAATACCGATGTCTTTCATCGACATACCGCTGACGCGCAGCAGGAAATCCGCGTGAGGCTTGAAGAGATCGGGATCGACCTGATAGTGACCCTCGATATGCTGTTGCGCCAGCAGCGGTTCACCCGCAGCAACGCGGCCAATCAGCGGTAAACCGATATCCTCTTCTTCTTCCAGCAGCAGACGCAAACCACGCGATGCGCCGGAGACGATTTCGATAACCCCTTTGCGCGCAAGCGCTTTCAGGTGTTCTTCAGCCGCATTTGGGGAACGGAACCCCAATTGCTGTGCGATTTCCGCACGCGTTGGTGGCATACCGGTTTGGGTGATGCGATCGCGGATGAGATCGAACACCTCTTGCTGCCTGGCCGTTAATGCTTTCATCCCGCCCCCTGGGTGTATATACAGTTATGCTGTGAGTATATACAGTCAAAGGCGATTTTGGAACCAAATTTAAGCAAAAAACCAGGGAGTTATTGATTTCTGGAAGCGTTATCGAAAATGCGACCAAAGAAGCGAGATCCAGGTAAACAGCGCCAGCAGGATCGACATCAGCACTGCCGCCGATCCCATATCCTTCGCCCGACCGGAAAGTTCGTGAAATTCAGAACCAATTCGGTCTACGACAGCTTCAATTGCACTATTTAGGATTTCAACAATCATTACTAGCGACACCGAGCTAATCAGCAATACCCGTGTGACCGTGTCAATGTCCAGCCAGCAAGCAATAATGATAGCTAAAACAACGGCTACCAGCTCCTGACGGAAGGCGGCTTCATTGATCCATGCAGCGCGAACGCCCTTCCATGAGTAACCTGCTGCTTTAATGATTCGGGTAATTCCGGTGGTATTATTGGCCATGAAAAGAACCTTTTTATGTAATAAACGTCAATGTCTACATCAGCGTACTGAGGTACAACAGAAATTACGTGCGCTTTCTGATATTCTTGCGGCGCAATGGCACTATTATTAACCAGAGGCTTTTCATCTTTTATGTCCGGTTGGCCACGAATTTACTACAAATTACTGAATTTACCATTAAGTGTACTGGTAAAAAGTAAATCGATACCTGCAGAACCTGCACAGGAACTGGGTCTCGATACTTCACGTCCTATTATGTACGTGCTGCCTTATAACTCTAAGGCAGATTTGATGACGTTGCGTGCTCAGTGTCTGGCGCACGAACTGCCCGATCCCCTGGAACCCCTGGAAATCGACGGCGTATTACTGCCGCGTTTCGTGTTTATTCATGGCGGGCCGCGCGTGTTTACCTATTACACGCCAAAAGAAGAGTCCATCAAACTGTTCCACGACTACCTGGATTTACACCGCAGCCATCCGGATCTGGATGTGCAAATGGTGCCGGTATCGGTGATGTTTGGCCGCTCTCCGGGGCGTGAAAAAGGCGAGATTAATCCGCCGCTGCGCATGCTGAACGGCATCCAGAAATTCTTCGCGATCTCCTGGCTTGGCCGCGATAGCTTTGTGCGCTTCTCGCCGCCCGTCTCCCTGCGCCGCATGGCGACCGAGCACGGCACCGATAAAATTATCGCGCAGAAACTGGCGCGTGTGGCGCGTATGCATTTCGCGCGACAGCGTCTGGCCGCCGTTGGGCCGCGTCTGCCGGCGCGTCAGGATCTGTTCAATAAGCTGCTCTCTTCTAAAGCGATTGCCCGTGCGGTCGAAGACGAAGCGCGCAGCAAAAAAATCTCTCACGACAAAGCGCAGCAAAACGCTATCGCGCTGATGGAAGAGATTGCCGCCAACTTCTCGTACGAAATGATCCGTCTGACCGACCGTATCCTCGGCTTTACCTGGAACCGTCTCTATCAGGGGATCAACGTGCACAACGCCGAACGCGTGCGCCAGCTTGCGCACGACGGCCATGAGATTGTCTATGTGCCCTGCCATCGCAGCCATATGGACTATCTGCTGCTCTCATATGTGCTCTATCACCAGGGGCTGGTGCCGCCGCACATTGCCGCAGGCATCAACCTGAACTTCTGGCCCGCCGGGCCGATTTTCCGCCGCCTGGGCGCCTTCTTTATTCGCCGTACCTTTAAAGGCAACAAACTCTACTCCACTGTGTTCCGCGAATATCTGGGCGAACTGTTCAGCCGCGGTTATTCGGTTGAGTATTTCGTCGAGGGTGGTCGTTCACGTACCGGCCGTTTGCTGGACCCGAAAACCGGTACGCTGTCGATGACCATCCAGGCGATGCTGCGCGGCGGTACGCGCCCAATCACGCTGGTACCGATTTATATCGGTTATGAGCATGTGATGGAGGTGGGCACCTATGCGAAAGAGCTGCGCGGCGCAACCAAAGAGAAAGAGAGCCTGGTGCAGATGGTGCGCGGGCTGAGCAAGCTGCGCAATCTGGGGCAAGGTTATGTGAACTTCGGTGAACCCATTCCGCTGATGAACTACCTGAATCACCATGTTCCGGAGTGGCGCGAATCTATCGATCCCATCGAAGCGATTCGCCCGGCATGGCTGACGCCGACGGTAAATAACATTGCCGCCGATTTGATGGTTCGCATTAACAATGCCGGTGCGGCCAACGCCATGAACCTGTGCTGTACGGCGCTGCTGGCATCGCGCCAGCGTTCATTGACGCGCGAGCAGTTAACCGAACAACTCAGTTGCTACCTCGAACTGATGCGCAATGTGCCTTACTCGCCGGATTCAACAACGCCTGCCGCCAGCGCGGACGCGCTTATCGACCACGCGTTGCAGATGAATAAGTTCGAAGTCGAGAAAGACACCATCGGCGATATCATTATTCTGCCGCGCGAACAGGCAGTATTGATGACCTATTACCGCAACAACATTGCCCACATGCTGATGCTGCCGTCGCTGATGGCGGCGATCGTGACCCAGCATCGCGCCATCTCCCGTAGCGATATTCTGCGCCACGTTGAGCTGCTCTATCCGCTGCTGAAAGCCGAGCTGTTCCTGCGCTGGGAAAAAGCCGAGCTGGCGGAAGTGCTGGAAAACCTGACGCAAGAGCTGCTGCGCCAGGGCTTAATTACTGTCAAAGACGATCTCCTGAGCATCAACCCGGCCCATTCGCGGACGCTGCAACTGCTGGCCGCCGGTGCGCGCGAGACGTTACAGCGCTATGCCATCACCTTCTGGCTGCTTGGCAACACGCCGTCAATGAACCGCAGCACGCTGGAAAAAGAGAGCCGCACGCTGGCGCAACGTCTGTCTGTGCTGCATGGTATCAACGCGCCGGAATTCTTCGACAAAGCGGTATTCTCCACGCTGGTGTTAACGCTGCGTGATGAAGGGTATATCAGCGACAGCGGCGATGCAGACCCGACGCGAACGCTGGGCGTTTACCAGATGCTGGCAGACTTGATAACGTCGGATGTGCGTCTGACGATTGAAAGCGCGACGCAAGCGGAAGTGTAAGCCGGGACGTATCCGCCGGATGTCGCTTGCGCTTATCCGGCCTGTGGGATGAGAGAACCCCGCAGGCCGGATAACATGCAGCCGCGTCCGGCAGTTTTTAGATTCAGTGCAGGTAACTAAAAGCCAGCCCTAAAAACAGCACCAGCCCCACGTAGTTGTTATTCATAAAAGCTTTAAAACAGGCGTCGCGTTCGCGCCCCGCAATCAATATCTGTTGATAAACAAACAGCACGCCCGCCACCAGTACCGCAGCGTAATACGCCCAGCCCAGCCCGTTCAGCCAGCCAATGGACGCCATCAGCGCCAGCACGGCAACCTGCAAAATACCAATAATTAGCTTGTCGTAGCGACCAAACAAAATCGCCGTCGACTTGATGCCAATCTTCACATCATCATCGCGATCAACCATAGCGTACTGGGTATCGTAGGCCACCGCCCACAGAATATTGGCGAAAAACATGGTCCAGCAGCTTAGCGGTACAGATTCGCTTACAGCTGCAAACGCCATCGGAATTGACCAGCCAAATGCCGCGCCGAGCACCACCTGCGGCAGATGCGTGTAGCGCTTCATAAACGGATAAACCCACGCCAGCGCCAGCGCCGCCACCGACAGCAGGATGGTCATCATATTCAGCGTCAGCACCAGCGCAAAGGCCAGCAGCACCAGAACAACAAACAACACCCGCGCTTCATTTTCCGTGACCGCGCCGCTGGGCAGCGGTCGGTTCGCCGTGCGTTTAACATGCCCGTCGAATTTGCGATCCGCGTAATCATTCACCACGCAGCCCGCCGCGCGCATCAGCCAGACGCCCGCAACAAACACCAGTAAGATCCACAGCGGCGGCACGCCAGGCGTTGCCACCCATAACGCCCACAGCGTTGGCCACAACAGCAACAACGCGCCAATCGGTTTGTCCGTACGCATAAGCCTGTGAAAGGCTAACAACTTAGTCTGCGTGAGACTCCACTCCATTCTATTTTCCTCTTAGTACAGCGGCGACGCAGGCAAAAACAGTTCTGTAAGCATCAAGGGTTTCCCCCCCAGACGCAGGCGGGAACGCCGTCCCCACAGCTGCTCATAACGGCCAATATCAATAAAATCACGCGTAAGCGTTGAAGAGGTAAAGAGATATCGCCCAAGCGGCGTATTGCCCAGCCGTTGCAGCGCCATTTCCGGGCCGCTCAGGGTCGATTCCGGCACAACGGTGCGCCCGGCAAGCCAGGGTTCACCATCTGCGCAAAGGATAATCTCCCGTAACCAGTAACGTGCCTCTTCCGGTAAATGTGCGCGTTCGGGCGCAATCTCGTCCACCGTGACAAAGCCTTCCTGAATCAATGTGACGCTGACTTTTTTACCTTGCTGCTCAAAACGTTTGGTCATGGAATCTTCCAGCAACAGCCAGTCCAGCAATTGCGGTTCCAGTTCGGGTATTGCGTCTACATAGCGCAGCGCACGCAATTGCGTAAGCGCAGGGTGTGACATGCCTTACTCTCCGGTACATAACGTAGCAATAGTGTATCGCAGAACAGGCAGGCTCGTGCGGGGAAACTTCAAACGGTTTTCATCAGCGCAACAGATGCGCAACAGCGCGCATCTGCGCCGGAAAAAGGGTGCGCCAGGCGACGCACCAGTTACTGCAAAATATCGGCAGTGCGGGGATGGGTTACCCCTTGCCTTTTACACTGCTGATAAAAGTGGCACGGGCGGTTTTCGACCCGAGGCGTTCAGCTTCATTCAACAATTTCAGCGCTTTATCAATATCGCCTTTGGCAGCGGCCTGTTTGATGGCCTGATTGAAATAACTCTCCGTATCATTCAGCATTGGCTCGCTTTTCGCGGCTGGCGCAGGAGCAACAGCCGGAGCCGCTACCGGCGCAGGTTGTGCGCTGTAGACCGGCGCCGCAGTGTTACCCACGGTGACCGGGCCTGGGCCAGAAGAGCCAAACAGCGGGCCGACCAGCACGCTGGAACCGCTGCTGTTTTTCACTTTCAGCGTCAGTTTCCCGTCAGTGCCGTGCTTCGCAATAGGATCAGGAATATCCGGCACCGCATTGCCGGTGCCTTTGGCATAGGCTTTTGCCGGATCGATTAATTTCGTGGTGCGCTGTAAGTCGTTGTTTGTAGTAAAAACAAGTACATAGATTTTTTGTTGTCCCAACGCAGGCGTCAGGCGCATCAC
Above is a genomic segment from Kosakonia radicincitans DSM 16656 containing:
- the traF gene encoding conjugal transfer protein TraF, whose amino-acid sequence is MEKKRKLSLVAIAVSFFVANQAGAANTWAEARNDAMGGTGVASANYGSGPLINPALLAKAKPDDDITVILPSVQAQISDKDNLRDEIDDINDKIDGYKDVVDNLTAAEIIANPLGTVRQFQSAAGDLANELEFLRGKTAQAKAAAGIAVSIPNDVLSVAFVTKAYAHARVTSSIDQQDIDYLRSIENSTAVAAGEALNAVISPNGSEEITKNLNSTASGRAAIVSDYGIAMARQFDVGGVPLSVGVTPKLQKTWVYNYTASIYDYKSSDWNSSRYRTDDTGFNVDVGLAADFGENVTVGLTGTNLISRDIDTKDIRIRNGRTGDVVSYKDTYQISPVVTAGAAWHNDLLTLSADGDLTETKGFKSEKNSQYVGVGAEVRPLSWLAVRAGYRADVKGDDKNVFTGGVGFAPFNRVHIDLMGLVGEDQTWGAGAQLSVTF
- the zur gene encoding zinc uptake transcriptional repressor Zur, whose protein sequence is MDKTTSQEMLAQAEKLCVQRNVRLTPQRLEVLRLLSLQQSAISAYDLLDLLRESEPQAKPPTVYRALDFLLEQGFVHKVESTNSYVLCHLFDQPTHTSAMFICDRCGSVKEEQAEGVEDIMHALAAKMGFALRHNVIEAHGLCADCVEVESCRHHDHCHHDHTVQVKKKPR
- a CDS encoding CsbD family protein, translating into MNKDEVGGNWKQFKGTVKEKWGKLTDDDMTIIEGKRDQLVGKIQERYGYAKDQAEKEVTDWETRNDYRW
- the dinF gene encoding MATE family efflux transporter DinF, translating into MPLLNASDRALWRLALPMIFSNITVPLLGLVDTAVVGHLDSPVYLGGVAIGATATSFLFMLLLFLRMSTTGLTAQAFGAKNAPALARALVQPLLLALLAGGGIMLLRTPLIDLALHITGGSEAVLEQARRFLNIRWLSAPASLGNLVLLGWLLGVQYARAPVILLVVGNLLNIVLDLWLVMGLHMNVQGAALATVVAEYATFAIGLLMVHRVLVMRGITLPALKNAWRGGMRRLLALNRDIMLRSLLLQLCFGSITVLGARLGGETVAANAVLMMFLTFTAYALDGFAYAVEAHSGQAYGARDGSQLMEVWRAACRQAGLVALFFAAIYALAGDNIIALLTSLPALQTLAGHYLFWQVILPLVGVWCYLLDGMFVGATRAAEMRNSMAIAAAGFAVTLLTVPVLGNHGLWLSLTVFLALRGLTLAWLWRRHWRNGSWFSDANPS
- the lexA gene encoding transcriptional repressor LexA, with amino-acid sequence MKALTARQQEVFDLIRDRITQTGMPPTRAEIAQQLGFRSPNAAEEHLKALARKGVIEIVSGASRGLRLLLEEEEDIGLPLIGRVAAGEPLLAQQHIEGHYQVDPDLFKPHADFLLRVSGMSMKDIGIMDGDLLAVHKTQDVRNGQVVVARIDDEVTVKRLKKQGNTVELLPENSEFSPIVVDLRDQNFTIEGLAVGVIRNGTWL
- a CDS encoding diacylglycerol kinase, producing MANNTTGITRIIKAAGYSWKGVRAAWINEAAFRQELVAVVLAIIIACWLDIDTVTRVLLISSVSLVMIVEILNSAIEAVVDRIGSEFHELSGRAKDMGSAAVLMSILLALFTWISLLWSHFR
- the plsB gene encoding glycerol-3-phosphate 1-O-acyltransferase PlsB — protein: MSGWPRIYYKLLNLPLSVLVKSKSIPAEPAQELGLDTSRPIMYVLPYNSKADLMTLRAQCLAHELPDPLEPLEIDGVLLPRFVFIHGGPRVFTYYTPKEESIKLFHDYLDLHRSHPDLDVQMVPVSVMFGRSPGREKGEINPPLRMLNGIQKFFAISWLGRDSFVRFSPPVSLRRMATEHGTDKIIAQKLARVARMHFARQRLAAVGPRLPARQDLFNKLLSSKAIARAVEDEARSKKISHDKAQQNAIALMEEIAANFSYEMIRLTDRILGFTWNRLYQGINVHNAERVRQLAHDGHEIVYVPCHRSHMDYLLLSYVLYHQGLVPPHIAAGINLNFWPAGPIFRRLGAFFIRRTFKGNKLYSTVFREYLGELFSRGYSVEYFVEGGRSRTGRLLDPKTGTLSMTIQAMLRGGTRPITLVPIYIGYEHVMEVGTYAKELRGATKEKESLVQMVRGLSKLRNLGQGYVNFGEPIPLMNYLNHHVPEWRESIDPIEAIRPAWLTPTVNNIAADLMVRINNAGAANAMNLCCTALLASRQRSLTREQLTEQLSCYLELMRNVPYSPDSTTPAASADALIDHALQMNKFEVEKDTIGDIIILPREQAVLMTYYRNNIAHMLMLPSLMAAIVTQHRAISRSDILRHVELLYPLLKAELFLRWEKAELAEVLENLTQELLRQGLITVKDDLLSINPAHSRTLQLLAAGARETLQRYAITFWLLGNTPSMNRSTLEKESRTLAQRLSVLHGINAPEFFDKAVFSTLVLTLRDEGYISDSGDADPTRTLGVYQMLADLITSDVRLTIESATQAEV
- the ubiA gene encoding 4-hydroxybenzoate octaprenyltransferase, with product MEWSLTQTKLLAFHRLMRTDKPIGALLLLWPTLWALWVATPGVPPLWILLVFVAGVWLMRAAGCVVNDYADRKFDGHVKRTANRPLPSGAVTENEARVLFVVLVLLAFALVLTLNMMTILLSVAALALAWVYPFMKRYTHLPQVVLGAAFGWSIPMAFAAVSESVPLSCWTMFFANILWAVAYDTQYAMVDRDDDVKIGIKSTAILFGRYDKLIIGILQVAVLALMASIGWLNGLGWAYYAAVLVAGVLFVYQQILIAGRERDACFKAFMNNNYVGLVLFLGLAFSYLH
- the ubiC gene encoding chorismate lyase, whose product is MSHPALTQLRALRYVDAIPELEPQLLDWLLLEDSMTKRFEQQGKKVSVTLIQEGFVTVDEIAPERAHLPEEARYWLREIILCADGEPWLAGRTVVPESTLSGPEMALQRLGNTPLGRYLFTSSTLTRDFIDIGRYEQLWGRRSRLRLGGKPLMLTELFLPASPLY
- the malM gene encoding maltose operon protein MalM; the encoded protein is MKMKKNLVALCLTAGLLAGAPGVSFADVNFVPQNTTAAPSIPASALQQLTWTPVDQSKTQSTQLATGGQRLDVPGISGPVAAWSVPANIGELTLTLTSEVDKQTSVFAPNVLILDQNMTPSAYFPSEYFTYQEPGVMSADRLEGVMRLTPALGQQKIYVLVFTTNNDLQRTTKLIDPAKAYAKGTGNAVPDIPDPIAKHGTDGKLTLKVKNSSGSSVLVGPLFGSSGPGPVTVGNTAAPVYSAQPAPVAAPAVAPAPAAKSEPMLNDTESYFNQAIKQAAAKGDIDKALKLLNEAERLGSKTARATFISSVKGKG